In a genomic window of Bacteroidota bacterium:
- a CDS encoding RloB family protein produces the protein MNKNTGKTEKSGRKLIYNRKTFSIQEKKTIYIYCGGKNTEPSYFRKFRLANVTISYDGKDPLTLTRQLIKLKKDFDFDEYWIVFDKDEFSDNDFNLAFQLALRNKINVAYSNQAFEYWLLLHFLDHNGSKLDRTDYGPKITKFLSRMGVEYDYKGTKLISESFFEILDSIDPGTGEIRVSQAIERAKKIIDKFDHNNPAQKESSTTVFLLVEELLKYRER, from the coding sequence ATGAATAAAAATACGGGAAAAACTGAAAAATCCGGAAGAAAACTAATCTATAATAGAAAAACTTTCTCAATTCAGGAAAAGAAAACAATCTATATTTATTGTGGCGGGAAAAACACTGAACCAAGTTACTTCAGAAAGTTCAGGCTTGCAAATGTTACCATTTCGTACGATGGTAAGGATCCGTTGACTCTAACAAGACAATTAATAAAACTTAAGAAAGATTTTGACTTTGATGAATATTGGATAGTTTTTGATAAGGATGAATTCAGTGATAATGATTTTAATTTGGCTTTTCAACTTGCCCTGAGAAACAAAATAAATGTTGCGTATTCAAATCAGGCATTTGAATACTGGTTGCTATTACATTTTCTTGACCACAATGGCTCAAAACTTGACCGGACTGATTATGGACCGAAGATTACTAAGTTTCTTTCCCGGATGGGAGTTGAATACGATTATAAAGGAACTAAATTGATTTCTGAAAGCTTCTTTGAAATCTTGGATTCAATTGATCCGGGCACAGGAGAGATCAGAGTAAGTCAAGCTATTGAAAGAGCAAAAAAGATAATTGATAAATTCGATCATAACAACCCTGCTCAAAAAGAATCATCAACGACTGTTTTTTTGCTGGTGGAGGAATTGTTAAAATACAGAGAGAGATGA
- a CDS encoding ATP-binding protein, with the protein MLIEFTIKNFKTFRDKTVFSQVAANYDKETRESENVVHIPGFDLRVLKSSVVYGANASGKSKLFEALGFMQEYLLRSMELSLMSSLNSEISFKLDTETEQLPSEFEVVFLSNNKIYRYGFTLLPGKVITEWLYMRSHKKEMEIYFRKGDNFKLHRSLFKRGKSIIRGGFVRESALCITVAATFNEELALEILGWFKRLKIFSGLTEDSFINYTLSMITDEERKMKVLNFLYAADMGITDIYLTPSSSLGQSDSFNSEEYKSKLKNDLDLFYEVKTVHKKYKNGKKQSERVTFSMDSDESSGTKKFFALAGPIIEALETGSILFVDELDSKLHPKLVLKIAQLFNSASTNPGNAQLIFNTQSTHLLSSDMFRRDQIWFVEKNRFEVSKLYSLVEIKVRRTDKFEIDYLEGRYGGMPFLDEFDDLRLSDLSGSVH; encoded by the coding sequence ATGTTAATAGAATTCACAATAAAGAATTTTAAGACATTCAGAGATAAAACTGTTTTTAGTCAGGTCGCGGCAAATTATGATAAAGAGACCCGTGAATCTGAAAATGTTGTTCACATACCCGGTTTTGATCTGAGAGTGTTGAAATCTTCAGTAGTATATGGTGCGAATGCCTCCGGAAAAAGCAAATTATTTGAAGCACTGGGTTTTATGCAGGAATATTTGCTGAGATCTATGGAGCTTTCTTTGATGTCAAGTCTTAATAGTGAAATCTCTTTCAAATTGGATACAGAGACAGAGCAATTGCCATCCGAGTTTGAGGTTGTCTTCCTTTCGAACAATAAAATCTATCGCTATGGTTTTACTCTGCTCCCGGGCAAAGTCATCACTGAATGGTTGTATATGAGATCTCACAAAAAAGAGATGGAAATATATTTCCGAAAGGGTGATAATTTTAAACTGCACCGCTCACTTTTTAAGCGAGGTAAAAGTATTATAAGAGGGGGCTTTGTCAGGGAAAGTGCATTATGTATCACTGTGGCAGCCACCTTTAATGAAGAACTTGCTCTCGAAATTCTGGGATGGTTTAAGAGACTGAAAATATTTTCCGGATTGACCGAAGATTCCTTTATCAATTACACTTTATCGATGATTACTGATGAGGAAAGGAAAATGAAAGTTTTGAATTTTCTTTATGCAGCCGATATGGGTATTACAGACATCTATCTTACACCATCATCTTCCTTGGGACAGAGTGATTCATTTAATAGTGAAGAGTACAAAAGTAAATTAAAGAATGATCTTGATCTTTTTTACGAAGTAAAAACCGTTCATAAAAAATATAAAAATGGTAAAAAACAGAGCGAAAGAGTAACTTTTTCGATGGATTCAGATGAATCTTCGGGTACAAAGAAATTTTTTGCTCTCGCCGGACCGATAATAGAGGCACTCGAAACAGGATCAATTCTTTTTGTTGACGAACTGGATTCTAAATTGCATCCAAAACTTGTCTTGAAAATAGCACAACTTTTCAATTCTGCTTCGACAAATCCGGGAAATGCGCAATTGATATTTAATACACAGAGTACTCATTTGCTTAGCTCTGATATGTTTCGACGGGATCAGATCTGGTTTGTTGAAAAAAACAGATTTGAAGTCTCCAAACTATATTCGCTTGTCGAAATAAAAGTAAGGCGAACTGATAAATTTGAAATTGATTACCTGGAAGGAAGATATGGTGGCATGCCGTTTTTGGATGAGTTTGATGATTTGAGATTGTCTGATCTTTCAGGAAGTGTTCATTAA
- a CDS encoding DedA family protein → MDIILYLFDFILHVDVHLGELIRDYGALTYGILFLIIFCETGLVVTPFLPGDSLLFAAGAFGAKGDLDPHLVFLILAVAAFLGDSVNYYIGKKIGHRAYTMNSRFIKKEHLQKTHQFFEKHGGKTIIFARFFPIIRTFAPFVAGIGEMEYKKFISYNAVGGVLWVAIFVYLGYFFGNLPFVKQNFTIVLVAIVVISLAPAIIGVIKKYTKPKAEPEA, encoded by the coding sequence ATGGACATTATTCTTTATTTGTTCGACTTTATTTTGCATGTGGATGTACATCTGGGTGAGTTGATCAGAGATTATGGTGCTTTGACTTACGGCATTTTGTTTTTAATTATTTTTTGTGAGACGGGCCTGGTGGTCACTCCGTTTTTACCGGGTGACTCGTTGCTTTTTGCTGCAGGAGCTTTTGGAGCGAAAGGTGATCTCGACCCCCATCTGGTGTTTTTGATTCTGGCAGTTGCAGCTTTTCTCGGTGACTCGGTAAATTATTATATCGGGAAAAAGATTGGTCACCGGGCATATACGATGAACAGCCGGTTTATCAAAAAGGAACATCTGCAGAAAACACATCAGTTTTTCGAAAAACATGGCGGAAAAACGATCATTTTTGCTCGGTTTTTCCCCATCATCAGAACTTTCGCTCCGTTTGTTGCTGGAATTGGTGAGATGGAATATAAAAAGTTTATTTCATACAATGCTGTGGGTGGTGTGCTTTGGGTTGCCATTTTTGTGTATCTCGGATATTTTTTCGGTAACCTTCCCTTCGTAAAACAAAATTTTACGATCGTTTTAGTCGCTATTGTTGTGATTTCACTGGCACCGGCAATCATCGGAGTTATTAAGAAATACACAAAACCGAAAGCTGAGCCCGAAGCTTAA